The following coding sequences are from one Triticum aestivum cultivar Chinese Spring chromosome 5A, IWGSC CS RefSeq v2.1, whole genome shotgun sequence window:
- the LOC123102505 gene encoding L-type lectin-domain containing receptor kinase S.4-like, whose translation MPLIPALFFFLLLLLATLAASQEFTYTGFGAARNGGAPNLTLNGVTELQPDGIMRLTNDTSRLKGHAFYPSPLRLLGPPGSGAKNDATAAAVSFSTAFAFAVVPEYPRLGGHGFAFVAAPDPRLPGALPSQYLGLVSADDDGNATNHVFAVEFDTVQDFEFADINDNHVGVDLNSLTSNASASAAPINLKSGDTVLAWVDYDGDRRLLNVSIATLAAPEKPAAPLISFHVDLSIVFREQMYVGFSASTGLLASSHYLMGWTFKLGGGAAAPLDLSSLPSLPRPKPDKKSRTTLILASVFSAFVALLVLAGAGAYAAYRIKNREVIEPWELDHGPHRYKYPELKRATRGFRDRELLGCGGFGKVYRGVLPGTPPTVVAVKRVSHDSRQGLREFVAEIASIGRLRHRNLVQLQGWCRRRGDLLLVYDFMPNGSLDMHLFGDGLRAVRLTWGVRYKILRNVASALLYLHEEWEHVVLHRDVKASNVLLDGDMAGRLGDFGLAKLYEHGANPATTRVVGTLGYLAPELTRTGKATTAADVFAFGALVLEVVAGRRPIEPRAGPEELVLAEWAWERYAAGEVEKVVDARLGGAFDAEEAAVAVKLGLWCSHPVPVARPTMREVARYLDSGDAADVPPPPPPPPPPPVCSGEVGYDDFVHSFPSSSFERPAAAGGGEPLSQTSVATFPFSPLSMRSSHVSV comes from the coding sequence ATGCCTCTCATCCCAGctctgttcttcttcctcctcctcctcctcgccacccTCGCCGCCTCCCAAGAATTCACCTACACCGGCTTCGGCGCTGCCCGCAACGGCGGCGCCCCGAACCTCACCCTGAACGGCGTCACGGAGCTCCAGCCGGACGGCATCATGCGCCTCACCAACGACACCTCCCGGCTCAAGGGCCACGCCTTCTACCCGTCCCCGCTCCGCCTCCTCGGCCCGCCCGGCTCCGGTGCCAAGAACGACGCCACCGCGGCGGCCGTGTCCTTCTCCACGGCGTTCGCGTTCGCCGTCGTGCCCGAGTACCCCAGGCTCGGCGGCCACGGCTTCGCCTTCGTGGCCGCCCCCGACCCGCGCCTCCCCGGGGCGCTGCCCAGCCAGTACCTGGGCCTCGTCAGCGCCGACGACGACGGCAACGCCACCAACCACGTCTTCGCCGTCGAGTTCGACACGGTGCAGGACTTCGAGTTCGCCGACATCAACGACAACCACGTCGGCGTCGACCTCAACAGCCTCACCTCCAACGCGTCCGCGTCCGCCGCGCCCATCAACCTCAAGTCCGGAGACACCGTCCTCGCCTGGGTCGACTACGATGGGGACCGGAGGCTCCTCAACGTCTCCATCGCGACCTTGGCGGCGCCCGAGAAGCCGGCGGCACCGCTCATATCCTTCCACGTCGACCTGTCCATCGTCTTCCGGGAGCAGATGTACGTTGGCTTCTCGGCTTCCACGGGGCTCCTTGCGAGCTCGCACTACCTCATGGGGTGGACCTTCAAGTTGGGCGGCGGCGCCGCGGCGCCCCTCGACCTGTCGTCCCTCCCGTCGCTGCCGAGGCCCAAGCCAGACAAGAAGAGCAGGACGACCCTGATCCTCGCGTCGGTGTTCTCGGCGTTTGTGGCGCTGTTGGTGCTCGCCGGCGCGGGCGCCTACGCGGCATACCGCATCAAGAACCGCGAGGTCATCGAGCCGTGGGAGCTGGACCACGGCCCGCACCGGTACAAGTACCCGGAGCTGAAGCGCGCCACGCGAGGGTTCCGCGACCGCGAGCTCCTCGGCTGCGGCGGCTTCGGCAAGGTGTACCGCGGCGTGCTCCCTGGCACGCCGCCCACCGTGGTCGCCGTGAAGCGCGTGTCCCACGATTCCAGGCAGGGGCTCCGGGAGTTCGTCGCCGAGATCGCGTCCATCGGCCGGCTCCGCCACCGCAACCTCGTGCAGCTACAGGGCTGGTgccgccgccgcggcgacctcctCCTGGTCTACGACTTCATGCCCAACGGCAGCCTGGACATGCACCTCTTCGGCGACGGCCTCCGGGCGGTGCGGCTGACGTGGGGCGTCCGGTACAAGATCCTCCGGAACGTGGCGTCGGCGCTGCTGTACCTGCACGAGGAGTGGGAGCACGTGGTCCTCCACCGTGACGTCAAGGCAAGCAACGTGCTCCTGGACGGCGACATGGCGGGGCGGCTCGGCGACTTCGGGCTGGCCAAGCTGTACGAGCACGGCGCGAACCCGGCCACGACGCGGGTGGTGGGCACGCTGGGGTACCTGGCGCCGGAGCTGACGCGGACGGGGAAGGCCACGACGGCGGCAGACGTGTTCGCGTTCGGGGCGCTGGTGCTGGAGGTGGTCGCCGGGCGGCGACCCATCGAGCCGCGGGCGGGGCCGGAGGAGCTGGTGCTGGCGGAGTGGGCGTGGGAGCGGTACGCGGCGGGGGAGGTGGAGAAGGTGGTGGACGCGAGGCTGGGCGGGGCGTTCGACGCGGAGGAGGCGGCCGTGGCGGTGAAGCTGGGGCTGTGGTGCTCGCACCCGGTGCCGGTGGCGCGGCCGACGATGAGGGAGGTGGCGAGGTACCTGGACAGCGGGGACGCTGCagacgtgccgccgccgccgccaccgcccccgccgccgccggtgtgCTCCGGCGAGGTTGGGTACGACGACTTCGTGCACTCGTTCCCGTCGTCGTCGTTCGAGaggccggcggcggccggcggaggggagccgctgTCGCAGACATCGGTGGCCACGTTCCCCTTCTCGCCGCTGTCCATGCGGTCATCCCACGTCAGCGTATGA